The Cellulomonas sp. S1-8 genome has a window encoding:
- a CDS encoding nitroreductase/quinone reductase family protein produces the protein MGWFEQARAERLRRHYAGGRGDAFARRAARFYSALHGTWLTPARWVTLEVPGRRSGKPTRFPLGMADVDGRWYLVSMLGECAWVWNVRAADGHAVLRHGRARRVRLVEVPVEERAPVIRRIVQVAPGTRPHVGVDRHEPVEAFEAVAADHPVFQVLPADAS, from the coding sequence ATGGGGTGGTTCGAGCAGGCGCGCGCGGAACGGCTGCGCCGGCACTACGCGGGCGGCCGCGGCGACGCGTTCGCGCGGCGGGCGGCGCGGTTCTACTCCGCGCTCCACGGGACGTGGCTGACCCCCGCCCGCTGGGTGACCCTCGAGGTGCCGGGCCGACGCAGCGGCAAGCCCACGCGCTTCCCGCTCGGCATGGCCGACGTCGACGGACGCTGGTACCTGGTGTCGATGCTCGGCGAGTGCGCCTGGGTGTGGAACGTCCGCGCCGCCGACGGCCACGCCGTGCTGCGGCACGGTCGGGCGCGCCGGGTCAGGCTCGTCGAGGTGCCGGTCGAGGAGCGCGCCCCGGTCATCCGCCGGATCGTCCAGGTCGCACCCGGCACCCGCCCGCACGTGGGCGTCGACCGGCACGAGCCGGTCGAGGCGTTCGAGGCCGTCGCCGCCGACCACCCCGTCTTCCAGGTGCTGCCGGCCGACGCGTCGTAG
- a CDS encoding TetR/AcrR family transcriptional regulator, giving the protein MADDRDRLTAASRALADAATQLTRALGAQARQSVPDVGDAVAQGLREVARELADVSESLTGAAAATDDRRRRKVDRTRADLLDSAARVFAAQGYEGASVDDVAAQAGYTKGAVYAHFGSKRELFLAVARAHLAAAGDPATHTVPGVGPDGVDVDALTAALARSADDPRLLLSLELLAYALRHPDESGELAAVHARAFDALTDHVADLRRARDARDGREPDPGTTQDDRDTTLGIVAVLNVAPLGSRLLGAAHDTPAAGARLVARLLG; this is encoded by the coding sequence ATGGCCGACGACCGCGACCGCCTCACCGCCGCCAGCCGCGCCCTCGCCGACGCGGCCACCCAGCTCACGCGCGCGCTCGGGGCCCAGGCCCGCCAGAGCGTCCCCGACGTCGGCGACGCCGTCGCGCAGGGCCTGCGCGAGGTCGCCCGCGAGCTCGCCGACGTCTCCGAGTCCCTCACCGGCGCCGCGGCCGCGACCGACGACCGCCGCCGCCGCAAGGTCGACCGCACCCGCGCCGACCTGCTCGACTCCGCTGCGCGCGTCTTCGCCGCCCAGGGCTACGAGGGTGCGTCCGTCGACGACGTCGCCGCGCAGGCCGGCTACACCAAGGGCGCCGTCTACGCGCACTTCGGCTCCAAGCGCGAGCTGTTCCTCGCCGTCGCGCGCGCCCACCTCGCCGCCGCCGGCGACCCGGCCACCCACACGGTCCCCGGCGTCGGACCCGACGGCGTCGACGTCGACGCGCTCACCGCCGCCCTCGCCCGCAGCGCCGACGACCCGCGCCTGCTGCTGTCCCTGGAGCTGCTCGCCTACGCGCTGCGCCACCCCGACGAGTCCGGCGAGCTGGCCGCCGTCCACGCCCGCGCCTTCGACGCGCTCACCGACCACGTCGCCGACCTGCGGCGCGCCCGCGACGCCCGCGACGGCCGCGAGCCCGACCCTGGCACCACGCAGGACGACCGCGACACGACCCTCGGCATCGTCGCCGTCCTCAACGTCGCGCCCCTCGGCTCCCGCCTGCTGGGCGCCGCGCACGACACGCCCGCCGCCGGCGCGCGCCTCGTCGCCCGCCTGCTGGGGTGA